Proteins encoded within one genomic window of Amycolatopsis nigrescens CSC17Ta-90:
- a CDS encoding CHAT domain-containing protein: protein MTASRGGRPIRLVDGSPLARAVTEAGHAYRRKDVSTVDAAYRRACELAAADGGGEVWDVLAVEHSARLLELADAARALDRCEEYLAEAGPEHVELLLVRAEIHGSLGDHTAAAADAGSIRAALGDRTWSLTADSHARLLRAEGLAAADRHEFGRAGKLLGGAGRAFFSAGNETAVAAIDKDLRQIEVQRGAESAVDQALQAEQPRTAADYLRLALALKRDLRYEKAAAVLREGVDDPGVDPALHLELLCELIVLLRAIRRYGEVEALYARLAMAAQQVPDRRLAQKTLDRVQTTGLLGSTQFEHELGLARRLVDETRLNDPETKDRPRPAKCRWRLDKAEETLHRLSKQTRHGVDAITWHLAAAELELARHLLSNKEDLLTEAVKHLLTVIDRTDGTSLMEVRASALRLLGHTYYFQADARNLDDRAARCWDAAYRIEEDVAGRQETVEVRLGMLLAAPDEHDERVRAAAAAVHRRHVTAEALPEGEQEPDEWNPEAIAAVVAAMEAAKGATILGDTRRDLPRLNDLAGARRWLAEVTRDLPRSQAVWMMHATPGWVHHALLWRDGGVAYTSVPARADLLMDAIRRLRSYWSEAALDPGISDGGFERSLADIAEMIGVAHVLPGLIPPEVGRIAIVAGGDLSDIPFAGILIPKTGERVASRYALSDLPCLSARRSLQQRSRRQRGDRRLLVSPPDDQLTKAGKPPWRKRRDLLKDENATPAALRAKLAAHQHRLVRIDSHGEHAHEDSDRSSLQLAPAGPNGQVSPEELQEMDLSHCGTVVLGACESGMAQRRGRDERTGFVRSAVQAGAASVIAARWVAADPVAAVVLDRFERRVRYLPRDVALQRAQLDVLADAGGLLTGVPAHDHPARWACWTLYGDAGRQTGAGPARRLLRRILDNWRFRALSRQIHQVQGLRLVRRR from the coding sequence TGCGAGGAGTACCTGGCCGAGGCGGGCCCGGAGCATGTCGAACTCCTGTTGGTGCGCGCGGAGATCCATGGCTCACTGGGCGACCACACCGCGGCCGCGGCCGACGCCGGGTCGATCCGTGCCGCGCTCGGCGACCGGACCTGGTCGCTGACCGCCGACAGCCATGCGCGGCTGCTCCGGGCGGAAGGGCTGGCCGCCGCGGACCGCCATGAGTTCGGTCGGGCCGGAAAGCTGCTGGGCGGAGCAGGGCGGGCCTTCTTCTCCGCGGGGAACGAGACCGCGGTGGCCGCGATCGACAAGGACCTGCGGCAGATCGAGGTCCAGCGGGGTGCGGAATCCGCCGTGGATCAAGCACTTCAGGCCGAGCAGCCGAGGACGGCCGCCGACTACCTGCGGCTCGCCCTGGCCCTCAAGCGCGACCTGCGGTACGAGAAAGCCGCCGCCGTGCTGCGCGAAGGCGTGGACGATCCCGGTGTCGACCCGGCGCTGCACCTGGAACTGCTGTGCGAGCTCATCGTGCTGCTCCGCGCGATCCGCCGGTACGGAGAGGTCGAAGCGCTGTATGCGCGACTCGCGATGGCCGCCCAGCAGGTCCCCGATCGACGGCTGGCGCAGAAGACCTTGGACCGGGTGCAGACCACCGGCTTGCTCGGCTCGACCCAGTTCGAGCATGAGCTCGGCCTCGCTCGCCGCCTGGTCGACGAGACCAGGCTCAACGACCCGGAGACCAAGGATCGCCCCCGTCCCGCGAAATGCCGGTGGCGGCTGGACAAGGCCGAGGAGACGCTGCACCGGCTCTCCAAACAGACGCGGCACGGCGTGGACGCCATCACCTGGCACCTGGCCGCCGCGGAACTCGAACTGGCCAGGCATCTCCTCTCCAACAAGGAAGACCTCCTCACCGAAGCGGTCAAGCACCTCCTCACGGTCATCGATCGCACCGACGGGACATCGCTGATGGAGGTCAGGGCCTCGGCGCTGCGTCTGCTCGGCCACACGTACTACTTCCAGGCCGACGCGCGGAATCTCGACGACCGCGCCGCGCGCTGCTGGGATGCGGCGTACCGCATCGAGGAGGACGTCGCCGGACGGCAGGAAACCGTCGAGGTGCGGCTGGGGATGCTGCTGGCCGCGCCGGACGAGCACGACGAGCGGGTCAGGGCGGCCGCCGCGGCGGTGCATCGTCGGCACGTCACGGCCGAGGCTTTGCCCGAGGGCGAGCAGGAGCCCGACGAGTGGAACCCCGAAGCCATCGCCGCGGTCGTCGCCGCGATGGAGGCGGCCAAGGGAGCGACGATCCTCGGTGACACCCGCCGCGACCTGCCCAGGCTGAACGACCTCGCGGGTGCGCGGCGATGGCTGGCGGAGGTGACCCGCGACCTGCCCCGGTCCCAGGCCGTCTGGATGATGCACGCGACCCCGGGCTGGGTGCATCACGCGCTCCTCTGGCGCGACGGTGGTGTCGCGTACACCTCGGTCCCGGCGCGGGCCGACCTGCTCATGGACGCGATCAGGCGCCTCAGGTCCTACTGGAGCGAAGCCGCCTTGGACCCAGGTATCAGCGATGGTGGCTTCGAACGGTCGCTCGCGGACATCGCCGAAATGATCGGCGTCGCCCACGTGCTCCCCGGGTTGATCCCACCGGAGGTCGGCCGGATCGCGATCGTGGCGGGCGGCGACCTGTCCGACATCCCGTTCGCGGGCATCCTGATTCCGAAAACCGGGGAGCGCGTCGCCTCGCGGTACGCGCTGTCCGACCTGCCCTGCCTGTCCGCGCGGCGCTCGCTCCAGCAGCGATCCCGGCGCCAACGCGGCGACCGCAGGCTGCTGGTCAGCCCGCCTGACGACCAGCTCACCAAGGCCGGGAAGCCGCCCTGGCGTAAACGGCGGGACCTGCTGAAAGACGAGAACGCCACGCCGGCGGCACTGCGGGCGAAACTGGCGGCGCACCAACATCGGCTGGTCCGGATCGACAGCCACGGCGAGCACGCGCACGAGGATTCGGACCGGTCCAGCTTGCAACTCGCACCCGCGGGCCCGAACGGCCAGGTCAGTCCGGAGGAACTACAGGAGATGGACCTGAGCCACTGCGGAACCGTGGTACTCGGCGCCTGTGAATCCGGCATGGCGCAGCGCCGGGGCCGGGACGAACGCACCGGTTTCGTGCGCTCCGCGGTACAAGCGGGCGCGGCCTCGGTGATCGCGGCCAGGTGGGTCGCCGCGGATCCCGTGGCGGCGGTCGTGCTGGACCGTTTCGAACGCCGCGTCCGCTACCTGCCGCGTGATGTGGCGCTCCAGCGTGCCCAGCTCGACGTGCTGGCGGACGCCGGAGGACTCCTGACCGGCGTGCCCGCTCACGATCATCCGGCCCGATGGGCCTGCTGGACCCTTTACGGCGACGCCGGCCGGCAGACCGGGGCCGGCCCGGCCCGGCGCTTGCTTCGCCGCATCCTCGACAACTGGAGGTTCCGTGCCCTATCCCGCCAGATTCACCAGGTCCAAGGTCTTCGTCTCGTTCGCCGGCGATGA
- a CDS encoding toll/interleukin-1 receptor domain-containing protein, with translation MPYPARFTRSKVFVSFAGDDRPMAERLGKELDERGIEAFIDVQHILPGENLVLAIDKAIDESDYFVLLWSRHTVDRPWVDLEWTTALARDLDRRRSFLFVVRLDSTPLPPILGMRRYLDAFGSWEAVADELAATWHRDREVGMPVLPALREVDVFDGEPTIVLYVRNLDLSVAHVVAMPSSVTGAELKDEVRKALALPDRVPALDGKVGLNFHYRFSIDGETIPDQSSALRITDGSMIDLEVTMSSWGPKGSNGDVTYRRKALGSERDEPAKLHPDMPHVLINSAFEHLEPRPR, from the coding sequence GTGCCCTATCCCGCCAGATTCACCAGGTCCAAGGTCTTCGTCTCGTTCGCCGGCGATGACCGGCCGATGGCCGAGCGGCTCGGGAAGGAGCTGGACGAGCGCGGCATCGAGGCATTCATCGACGTGCAGCACATCCTGCCCGGTGAGAACCTCGTGCTGGCCATCGATAAGGCCATCGACGAGTCCGACTACTTCGTGCTGCTGTGGTCGCGGCACACGGTCGACCGCCCCTGGGTGGACCTGGAGTGGACCACCGCACTCGCGCGCGACCTCGACCGCCGGCGCTCCTTTCTGTTCGTCGTGCGCCTGGACAGCACCCCGTTGCCTCCGATCCTGGGCATGCGCAGGTACCTCGACGCCTTCGGCTCCTGGGAGGCGGTCGCGGACGAGCTCGCGGCGACCTGGCACCGGGACCGGGAGGTCGGGATGCCCGTACTGCCCGCACTACGTGAAGTGGACGTATTCGACGGCGAACCGACAATCGTCCTCTACGTGCGCAACCTGGACCTTTCCGTGGCGCATGTGGTCGCGATGCCGTCCTCGGTCACCGGGGCTGAGCTGAAGGACGAGGTGCGCAAGGCACTCGCGCTCCCGGACCGGGTGCCGGCCCTGGACGGCAAGGTGGGGCTGAACTTCCACTATCGGTTCAGCATCGACGGCGAGACGATTCCCGATCAGTCGTCTGCCCTGCGCATCACCGACGGCAGCATGATCGACCTCGAGGTGACGATGAGCTCCTGGGGGCCCAAGGGGTCGAACGGCGATGTCACCTACCGGCGGAAAGCGCTCGGCTCCGAACGGGACGAGCCCGCCAAGCTGCATCCGGATATGCCCCACGTCCTGATCAACTCGGCCTTCGAGCATCTGGAACCCCGCCCGCGCTGA
- a CDS encoding tetratricopeptide repeat protein — protein sequence MLITSKNRLNALDDLAPVPVGEFSTAEAIDLSYQGLPEPQRRLFGLLALHPGRDIAAHSAAALAGLGVAEAGRLLGRLAAAHLIIQRHGGYWQFDELVRAFATGRVLAEVPRAEQDAAVTRLLDLALARTAACDELLAPQRYRPPPVPGGEAPEAAEGFAEWRTALSWLDLEWPNLVALCGLAALRGEYQRCWRLAFLLRDFFFRTKLWEPWIGTHQHAVASATAAGDTTALAMTLNNLGMAHADRGDLGTARGHYEQALALFREAGDEHGSTGALANLAWVNLYLGEHLAARRDLGIALEFHRRAGSARNVAITLRGIALAEVELGAFGDALRHAEQARDDFLGVELDAAMSASCLAWVRYRAGQAAEAAACYRQAVSLGERGRSPFEVARAKTGLGNLAAAAGSGAEAAQLWAQADRLHPGINPVTVGEARARQAWQSAGGRR from the coding sequence GTGCTCATCACCAGCAAGAACCGGCTGAACGCCCTCGACGACCTGGCACCCGTGCCGGTCGGCGAGTTCTCCACGGCCGAAGCGATCGACCTGTCCTACCAGGGGTTGCCCGAGCCGCAGCGCCGTCTGTTCGGTTTGCTGGCGCTGCATCCCGGACGGGACATCGCCGCGCACAGCGCCGCGGCGCTGGCCGGGCTCGGGGTCGCGGAGGCCGGACGGCTGCTCGGCCGGCTGGCCGCCGCGCACCTGATCATCCAGCGGCACGGCGGGTACTGGCAGTTCGACGAGCTGGTGCGGGCGTTCGCCACCGGGCGGGTGCTGGCCGAAGTTCCCCGCGCCGAGCAGGACGCCGCGGTGACCAGGCTGCTCGACCTCGCGCTGGCCAGAACGGCGGCCTGCGACGAACTGCTGGCACCGCAGCGTTACCGGCCGCCGCCGGTTCCGGGTGGGGAAGCGCCGGAGGCGGCCGAAGGGTTCGCCGAATGGCGCACCGCGTTGTCGTGGCTCGACCTGGAATGGCCGAACCTGGTCGCGTTGTGCGGGCTGGCCGCCTTGCGCGGGGAGTACCAGCGGTGCTGGCGGCTGGCCTTCCTGCTGCGGGACTTCTTCTTCCGCACGAAGCTGTGGGAGCCGTGGATCGGGACGCACCAGCACGCCGTCGCTTCGGCGACGGCGGCGGGCGACACCACGGCGCTGGCCATGACGTTGAACAACCTCGGCATGGCGCACGCGGACCGCGGCGATCTGGGCACCGCTCGCGGCCACTACGAACAGGCGCTGGCGTTGTTCCGCGAAGCCGGGGACGAACACGGCAGCACCGGTGCGCTGGCCAACCTCGCCTGGGTCAACCTGTACCTCGGCGAACACCTGGCCGCCCGGCGCGACCTGGGGATCGCGCTGGAGTTCCACCGGCGCGCCGGTTCGGCGCGCAACGTCGCGATCACCCTGCGCGGGATCGCGCTCGCCGAGGTCGAGCTGGGAGCGTTCGGCGACGCGCTGCGCCACGCCGAGCAGGCCCGCGACGATTTCCTCGGGGTGGAACTCGACGCGGCGATGTCGGCGAGCTGTCTCGCGTGGGTGCGTTACCGGGCGGGGCAGGCCGCGGAGGCCGCCGCGTGCTACCGGCAGGCCGTCTCGCTGGGCGAACGCGGCCGGAGCCCGTTCGAGGTGGCCCGCGCCAAGACCGGTCTCGGCAACCTCGCGGCCGCGGCGGGCTCGGGCGCGGAGGCGGCGCAATTGTGGGCACAGGCCGACCGGCTGCACCCGGGCATCAACCCGGTCACGGTCGGTGAGGCTCGTGCCCGCCAGGCGTGGCAGAGCGCCGGGGGAAGGCGCTAG
- a CDS encoding histone-like nucleoid-structuring protein Lsr2 has product MAQQVRVEMLDDLDGSEATQTVPFSLDGVTYEIDLSEHNAAGLRDELARYVAAGRRTGGRKLRAATGESVDNGQRERNREIRTWAQDNGYQLADRGRISSEVIAAFDEARREPAKPAARKRAPRKKAAAK; this is encoded by the coding sequence ATGGCGCAACAAGTCCGGGTTGAGATGCTCGACGACCTCGACGGCAGCGAGGCCACCCAGACCGTCCCGTTCAGCCTGGACGGCGTGACCTACGAGATCGATCTCTCCGAACACAACGCGGCGGGACTGCGGGACGAACTGGCCCGCTATGTCGCCGCCGGCCGCCGGACCGGGGGCCGGAAGCTGCGCGCCGCGACCGGCGAGTCCGTCGACAACGGCCAGCGCGAACGCAACCGCGAGATCCGCACCTGGGCGCAGGACAACGGCTACCAGCTCGCCGACCGGGGACGGATCTCCTCGGAGGTCATCGCGGCCTTCGACGAGGCGCGGCGGGAGCCAGCCAAGCCGGCCGCCCGCAAGCGCGCGCCGCGGAAGAAGGCAGCCGCGAAGTAG
- a CDS encoding phytoene desaturase family protein, giving the protein MPAPDAVVVGSGPNGLAAAVVLARAGLQVELREAAAEVGGGLRSAHLFDSEVLHDICAAVHPMAAASAFFREFDLRARGVELIQPEIAYAHPLDDGRAGLAYADLERTCDRLGPDGARWRRLMAPLVRRSQGLVDLLLSDLRRPPVDPLAAAMLPPRVLAQGTPLARHLFRGPEAPALLAGVAAHAVGRLPSLPSAATTLLLGHLAHGTGWPLPRGGSRRIAAAMVDDFVAHGGVVHTGCPLTALRELSGVPAVLLDLGPRGLLDVAGPQLPPGYRRRLEAYRYGPGVVKADFLVSEPVPWKNPALGLAGTVHLGGDQRAVFAGENAMVRGSRTDDPLVLLVDPMAQDDSRGRPGKRPVWAYCHMPPGDGADAGELITAQIERFAPGFTDTVLACRSVTAPGMAAYNPNYVGGDIGAGAVTVRQLFARPVPRWNPYRTPLGGVYLCSAATPPGPGVHGMNGYFAACSALRHEFGIRTPPSLAPA; this is encoded by the coding sequence ATGCCTGCACCGGACGCCGTCGTGGTCGGCTCGGGGCCGAACGGTCTCGCGGCCGCGGTGGTGCTGGCCAGGGCCGGGCTGCAGGTCGAGCTGCGGGAGGCCGCGGCCGAGGTCGGTGGCGGGCTGCGGTCCGCCCATCTGTTCGACTCCGAGGTGCTGCACGACATCTGCGCCGCGGTGCACCCGATGGCGGCGGCCTCGGCGTTCTTCCGCGAGTTCGACCTGCGGGCGCGTGGCGTCGAGCTGATCCAGCCGGAGATCGCGTACGCGCATCCTCTCGACGACGGCCGCGCCGGTCTCGCGTACGCCGACCTGGAGCGGACCTGCGACCGGCTGGGACCGGACGGCGCGAGATGGCGACGGCTGATGGCCCCGCTGGTCCGGCGCAGCCAGGGCCTTGTCGACCTGCTGCTCTCCGACCTCCGCCGGCCGCCGGTGGACCCGCTGGCCGCGGCCATGCTGCCGCCGCGGGTACTGGCCCAGGGCACCCCGCTGGCGCGGCACCTGTTCCGCGGGCCGGAGGCGCCGGCCCTGCTCGCCGGGGTCGCCGCGCACGCCGTTGGCAGGCTGCCCAGCCTGCCGTCCGCGGCCACCACCCTGCTGCTCGGGCATCTCGCGCACGGCACCGGCTGGCCGCTGCCCCGTGGCGGCAGCCGCCGGATCGCCGCCGCCATGGTGGACGACTTCGTGGCGCACGGCGGGGTCGTGCACACCGGCTGCCCGCTCACCGCGCTTCGTGAGCTGTCCGGGGTACCCGCGGTACTGCTCGACCTCGGCCCGCGAGGGCTGCTCGACGTGGCGGGCCCGCAGCTGCCGCCGGGCTACCGGCGCCGGCTCGAGGCGTACCGGTACGGGCCCGGCGTGGTGAAGGCCGACTTCCTGGTCTCCGAACCGGTTCCCTGGAAGAACCCGGCGCTCGGCCTGGCCGGCACCGTGCACCTCGGCGGTGACCAGCGGGCTGTCTTCGCCGGCGAGAACGCGATGGTGCGCGGGAGTCGCACGGACGACCCGCTGGTGCTGCTGGTGGACCCGATGGCGCAAGACGATTCGCGCGGCAGGCCGGGGAAGCGGCCGGTGTGGGCGTACTGCCACATGCCCCCCGGCGACGGCGCGGACGCCGGGGAGCTGATCACCGCGCAGATCGAGCGGTTCGCGCCGGGGTTCACCGACACGGTGCTGGCCTGCCGCAGCGTCACCGCGCCGGGCATGGCCGCGTACAACCCGAACTACGTCGGCGGCGACATCGGTGCCGGCGCGGTCACGGTGCGCCAGCTCTTCGCCAGGCCGGTGCCGCGCTGGAATCCTTACCGCACCCCGCTCGGCGGGGTCTACCTGTGCTCGGCGGCCACTCCGCCGGGGCCGGGCGTGCACGGGATGAACGGCTACTTCGCCGCCTGCTCCGCCCTTCGCCACGAGTTCGGCATCCGGACGCCGCCTTCACTCGCTCCGGCATAG
- a CDS encoding Xaa-Pro dipeptidyl-peptidase: MRKLRVLAAAGMAGVSLLSGAVGVSAAPLDDGSRQVVVRDGATQPVYDYQEAVREKVYVETPVDSDRDGRHDKLAVYVIRPKETDHGLKVAALVEPSPYNGGTLDVPYHPAEVTGEPTTAPWSPPTGPWPGVNYGRMYYDNYFVSRGYAVLAADTLGTGDSEGCPTAIGEDEKVGMKTVVEWLTGKAKAFTADGEEIKAGWSTGNVAMTGKSYNGTLPVAVASTGVEGLKTVVSISGITSWYSYYRANGAVVSPGGYVGEDADLHAKVVLTRKNPEVCAAPMHEMETAMDRVSGDYNAFWDERNFAKDLGNFKGSVFQVAGINDWNVKPKNFSDLWTALGENHIPRKLWLHQAAHDDPLYVAEKDWITAAHRWFDHALYNVDNQVQREPMVRFETEPGKWTTYRNWPEPGARDLTLRFGASASAAQPGVLTPGWAPGSGRRQNFVDDPARTAESLVEPVDKADPNRLLYVSDPLPRDVRISGTPEISVRASVDGQSPYLSALLVDYGKDERITGFGPTEESWCFGDSVDGDSGCRSHYRYSTAETGYQVISRGWMDVRNRHSASVTEPIRAGRDYTFDWPMEPRQYQLKAGHRLGVVLLVTDRDYTLRYPAGTKISAMLGQSSVRIPLAG; this comes from the coding sequence ATGCGAAAGTTGCGGGTGCTCGCCGCGGCCGGAATGGCCGGGGTGTCTCTGTTGTCCGGTGCGGTGGGGGTTTCCGCGGCACCGCTCGACGACGGCAGCCGGCAGGTCGTGGTGCGCGACGGCGCCACCCAGCCGGTGTACGACTACCAGGAGGCCGTGCGCGAGAAGGTCTACGTCGAGACGCCGGTGGACAGCGACCGCGATGGCAGGCACGACAAGCTCGCGGTTTACGTGATCCGACCGAAGGAGACCGACCACGGCCTCAAGGTGGCCGCGCTGGTCGAACCGAGCCCGTACAACGGCGGCACGCTCGACGTGCCGTATCACCCGGCCGAGGTCACCGGCGAGCCGACGACGGCGCCGTGGTCGCCGCCGACCGGCCCGTGGCCAGGGGTGAACTACGGCCGGATGTACTACGACAACTACTTCGTCTCCCGCGGTTACGCCGTGCTGGCCGCGGACACCCTCGGCACCGGCGACTCGGAAGGCTGCCCGACCGCGATCGGTGAGGACGAGAAGGTCGGCATGAAGACCGTCGTCGAATGGCTCACCGGCAAGGCGAAGGCGTTCACCGCGGACGGCGAGGAGATCAAGGCGGGCTGGTCGACCGGGAACGTCGCGATGACCGGCAAGAGCTACAACGGCACGCTGCCGGTGGCGGTGGCCAGTACCGGGGTCGAGGGCCTGAAGACGGTGGTGTCGATCTCCGGCATCACCAGTTGGTACTCCTACTACCGGGCCAACGGGGCGGTGGTGTCGCCGGGCGGCTACGTCGGCGAGGACGCGGATCTGCACGCCAAGGTGGTGCTGACCCGCAAGAACCCGGAGGTCTGCGCGGCGCCCATGCACGAGATGGAGACCGCGATGGACCGGGTCAGCGGGGACTACAACGCGTTCTGGGACGAACGCAACTTCGCCAAGGACCTCGGGAATTTCAAGGGCAGCGTGTTCCAGGTGGCCGGCATCAACGACTGGAACGTGAAGCCGAAGAACTTCTCGGACCTGTGGACCGCGCTCGGTGAGAACCACATCCCGCGCAAGCTCTGGCTGCACCAGGCGGCGCACGACGATCCGCTGTACGTGGCGGAGAAGGACTGGATCACCGCCGCCCACCGCTGGTTCGACCACGCGCTCTACAACGTGGACAACCAGGTGCAGCGCGAGCCGATGGTGCGGTTCGAGACCGAGCCCGGCAAGTGGACCACCTACCGGAACTGGCCGGAGCCCGGTGCACGTGACCTGACCCTGCGCTTCGGCGCGAGTGCCTCGGCCGCGCAGCCCGGTGTACTCACCCCCGGCTGGGCGCCCGGTTCCGGGCGTCGGCAGAACTTCGTGGACGATCCTGCCCGCACCGCGGAGAGCCTGGTCGAGCCGGTGGACAAGGCGGACCCGAACCGGCTGCTCTACGTCTCCGATCCGCTGCCACGGGACGTCCGGATCTCGGGCACGCCGGAGATCTCGGTGCGGGCGTCGGTGGACGGTCAGTCGCCGTACCTGAGCGCGTTGCTGGTGGACTACGGCAAGGACGAGCGGATCACCGGGTTCGGCCCCACCGAGGAGAGCTGGTGCTTCGGCGACAGCGTCGACGGCGACTCCGGCTGCCGGTCGCATTACCGGTACAGCACCGCGGAGACCGGCTACCAGGTGATCAGCCGGGGTTGGATGGACGTGCGCAACCGGCACTCGGCCTCGGTCACCGAGCCGATCAGGGCGGGCCGGGACTACACGTTCGACTGGCCCATGGAGCCGCGGCAGTACCAGCTCAAGGCGGGGCACCGGCTCGGCGTGGTGCTGCTGGTGACCGACCGCGACTACACCCTGCGGTACCCGGCCGGCACAAAGATCTCCGCCATGCTCGGCCAGAGCAGCGTCCGGATTCCGCTGGCGGGGTAG
- a CDS encoding pyridoxal-dependent decarboxylase, producing MSPEEFREHGKQVVDWIADYLSTIESHPVRSQALPGEVRAALPAHPPEHGEPYRNVLDDLESLVLPGVTHWQHPSFFAYFPANATGPAILGDLLSAGLGVQGMVWATSPACTELETVVVDWLAELLGLPDGFRTDSAGGGVIQDSASSASLVAVLAALHRASSGSVGAEGIDGRYTLYVSSQTHSALEKAGRIAGIGAANVRVVDVDKATLAMDVAHLRTLVEADLAAGAVPTLVCATIGTTSTTAIDPVAEIGGLCREYGIWLHVDAAYAGVAAVCPELRWINDGVAEYADSYATNPHKWLLTNFDCTVLWMADRAPMVDALSILPEFLRNSATDSGAVIDYRDWQVPLGRRFRALKLWSVIRWYGAEGLRAHIRDGIALAAEFAALVRADPGFELREPHPFGLACFRPLWTDLDREAANAKTLALMERLNDSGSLYLSHTKVDGQVLLRMAIGGPATRRQHVIEAWEHIRAAR from the coding sequence ATGTCGCCGGAGGAGTTCCGGGAGCACGGCAAGCAGGTGGTCGACTGGATCGCCGACTACCTGAGCACGATCGAGTCGCATCCGGTGCGCTCGCAGGCGCTGCCCGGCGAGGTCCGGGCCGCGCTGCCCGCGCATCCGCCGGAGCACGGCGAGCCGTACCGGAACGTGCTCGACGATCTGGAAAGCCTGGTGCTGCCCGGGGTTACGCACTGGCAGCACCCGAGCTTCTTCGCCTACTTCCCGGCCAACGCGACCGGTCCGGCGATCCTCGGCGACTTGCTCTCGGCCGGCCTCGGGGTGCAGGGCATGGTCTGGGCGACCAGCCCGGCCTGCACCGAGCTGGAGACGGTGGTGGTGGACTGGCTGGCCGAGCTGCTCGGACTGCCGGACGGGTTCCGCACCGATTCGGCGGGCGGCGGGGTCATCCAGGACTCCGCGTCCAGCGCGAGCCTGGTCGCGGTGCTCGCCGCGCTGCACCGGGCCAGCTCGGGTTCGGTCGGTGCGGAGGGGATCGACGGCCGGTACACCCTGTACGTGTCCTCGCAGACGCACTCCGCGCTGGAGAAGGCGGGCCGGATCGCGGGTATCGGCGCGGCCAACGTGCGCGTGGTGGATGTCGACAAAGCGACCCTGGCTATGGATGTGGCGCACCTGCGGACGCTGGTCGAGGCGGATCTGGCGGCCGGTGCGGTGCCCACGCTGGTGTGCGCGACGATCGGTACCACCTCGACCACGGCCATCGATCCGGTCGCCGAGATCGGTGGGCTGTGCCGGGAGTACGGGATCTGGCTGCACGTGGACGCGGCCTACGCCGGCGTGGCCGCGGTGTGCCCGGAACTGCGCTGGATCAACGACGGGGTCGCGGAGTACGCCGACTCCTACGCGACCAACCCGCACAAATGGCTGCTCACCAACTTCGACTGCACGGTGCTCTGGATGGCCGACCGGGCGCCGATGGTCGACGCGCTGTCGATCCTGCCGGAGTTCCTGCGCAACTCGGCCACCGACTCCGGCGCGGTGATCGACTACCGGGACTGGCAGGTGCCGCTGGGCAGGCGGTTCCGCGCGCTCAAGCTGTGGTCGGTGATCCGCTGGTACGGCGCGGAAGGACTGCGCGCGCACATCCGCGACGGGATCGCACTGGCCGCCGAGTTCGCCGCGCTGGTACGCGCCGACCCCGGTTTCGAGCTGCGCGAGCCGCACCCGTTCGGCCTGGCCTGCTTCCGTCCACTATGGACTGATCTGGACCGGGAGGCGGCCAACGCGAAGACGCTGGCGCTGATGGAGCGGCTGAACGACTCGGGCTCGCTGTACCTGAGTCATACCAAAGTGGACGGTCAGGTGCTGCTGCGGATGGCGATCGGCGGCCCGGCCACCCGGCGACAGCACGTCATCGAGGCATGGGAGCACATCCGCGCTGCGCGCTGA
- a CDS encoding DUF222 domain-containing protein, translating into MDIDKACELLKDIRVIQEQKCRLEAEQLRLIARLNEVEERTRGASAELALGLAVTENMAGKQIALAEALVTRLPKTLQAMESGVIDGHKASKVFDATTVLSDEKAREVDAVMGDRLAGKNPSGLRRAVNRVVARIDPNGHAARTRRRRLDRKVELVHQGEGMTTLIVAVPVEVGTAIYARTDREARTLKVKGEPRTLDQLRADVLADRCLREHGTPRNPKTGVYPLCRLRHPDRIERQPRRTRRLRPHPTGQGNCPQPGVDLAPDRDRPGHWSMKSWWRGTEITSDGSCSPSG; encoded by the coding sequence ATGGACATTGACAAGGCTTGTGAGTTGTTGAAGGACATTCGGGTTATTCAGGAGCAGAAGTGCCGGTTGGAGGCGGAGCAGCTCCGGTTGATCGCGCGGTTGAATGAGGTTGAAGAAAGAACCAGAGGGGCGTCAGCGGAGTTGGCGCTGGGGCTTGCGGTTACCGAGAACATGGCCGGTAAGCAGATCGCGTTGGCCGAGGCGTTGGTGACGCGACTGCCGAAAACGTTGCAGGCCATGGAATCCGGGGTCATCGACGGGCACAAGGCATCCAAAGTCTTTGATGCCACCACTGTGCTCTCCGATGAGAAGGCGCGTGAAGTCGACGCAGTGATGGGCGATCGGCTTGCAGGCAAGAACCCCTCCGGACTACGGCGGGCCGTGAACCGTGTGGTTGCCCGAATCGACCCGAACGGACACGCCGCCCGTACCCGACGACGCCGCCTCGACCGCAAAGTCGAACTGGTGCACCAAGGCGAAGGCATGACCACCCTGATCGTCGCTGTGCCAGTGGAAGTCGGCACAGCGATCTACGCCCGCACCGACCGCGAAGCACGCACCCTCAAGGTCAAGGGCGAGCCTCGCACACTGGATCAGCTTCGAGCTGATGTGCTGGCGGATCGGTGCCTGCGCGAACACGGGACACCACGTAACCCGAAGACCGGTGTGTACCCCCTATGTCGACTCCGCCACCCCGACCGGATTGAACGACAACCCCGCCGAACTCGCCGACTCCGACCCCACCCGACTGGCCAAGGAAACTGCCCACAACCCGGGGTCGACCTGGCGCCGGATCGTGACCGACCCGGTCACTGGTCGATGAAGTCCTGGTGGCGGGGCACGGAGATCACCAGTGACGGCTCCTGCTCTCCCTCTGGATAA